In Microcoleus sp. FACHB-831, the following proteins share a genomic window:
- a CDS encoding alpha/beta hydrolase, whose protein sequence is MEEDQEVLEMVIHAIEQEPLQEDYRAVKLVTNVGDIDYRYYTAAGAKRGAIFVGGAGGGWDTPAKGVLYPQLCQELRGEAIACLRIRYRYPNRLEESVLDVLAGITFLESEGIEAIALLGHSFGGAVVICAAAISQSVRTVVALSSQTYGVKPASQLAPRCSLLLIHGTSDRVLPASCSQYIYSIAGEPKHLTLYNGADHYLDEVASEVILEVRQWIVDKLNAIAL, encoded by the coding sequence GTGATTCATGCCATTGAACAAGAACCACTTCAGGAAGACTACCGCGCAGTTAAACTGGTGACAAATGTTGGCGACATTGACTATCGCTACTACACAGCAGCAGGTGCTAAACGTGGTGCTATATTCGTCGGCGGCGCTGGCGGCGGTTGGGACACCCCGGCGAAAGGAGTGTTGTATCCCCAGCTTTGTCAGGAACTCAGAGGGGAAGCGATCGCCTGTCTCAGAATACGCTACCGTTACCCGAACAGGCTTGAGGAATCAGTTCTGGATGTTCTAGCAGGTATCACCTTCCTGGAAAGCGAAGGAATTGAGGCGATCGCTTTACTCGGACACTCCTTTGGAGGTGCTGTTGTCATCTGCGCGGCTGCTATCTCTCAAAGCGTCCGCACTGTAGTCGCACTCTCCAGTCAAACCTACGGTGTCAAACCAGCATCGCAACTAGCACCTAGATGCTCCCTATTACTGATTCACGGTACAAGCGATCGCGTGCTTCCAGCATCCTGTTCGCAGTATATCTACAGCATTGCTGGCGAACCCAAGCACTTAACCCTGTACAATGGTGCGGATCATTACCTGGATGAAGTTGCTAGCGAAGTGATACTTGAAGTGCGCCAGTGGATAGTAGATAAACTGAACGCGATCGCTCTTTAA
- a CDS encoding ABC transporter permease: MKRYLRVLGLFWSAAIAAELEYRINFVLAALSSLGNLAGSLFSLFLFYRTGYTFQGWKWEEALIVLGVFTLLQGFSATFLSPNLNRIVSHVQEGTLDFVLLKPISSQFWLSTRTVSPWGMPDLAFGGILIGYAGDRLGLSIGDYLLSTVPIAFGLATLYSLWFMLGATSIWFVKIYNVTEVLRGLLDAGRYPMVAYPAAYRFFFTFVIPVAFLTTIPAEAMLGRGELGWIVGAGGLALALVFASRLFWLFALRFYTSASS; this comes from the coding sequence ATGAAACGATACTTGCGCGTTTTGGGGTTATTTTGGAGTGCGGCGATCGCTGCGGAACTTGAATATAGAATAAATTTTGTGCTAGCAGCACTTAGCAGCTTGGGAAACCTTGCGGGAAGCTTATTTTCACTTTTCCTTTTTTACCGCACTGGCTACACTTTTCAAGGTTGGAAATGGGAAGAAGCTTTAATAGTACTGGGTGTTTTTACACTCCTTCAAGGCTTTTCTGCTACCTTCCTTAGTCCTAACTTAAACCGTATCGTCAGCCACGTCCAAGAAGGCACTTTAGATTTTGTACTCCTCAAACCTATAAGCAGCCAATTTTGGCTTTCCACGCGCACGGTTTCGCCTTGGGGTATGCCAGATTTAGCGTTTGGAGGAATATTAATTGGCTATGCTGGCGATCGCCTTGGTTTGAGTATAGGCGATTATTTATTAAGTACAGTTCCCATCGCGTTTGGATTGGCGACTCTATACTCGCTTTGGTTTATGCTGGGCGCTACTAGCATTTGGTTTGTCAAAATCTATAACGTAACTGAGGTACTCAGAGGTTTGCTAGACGCTGGAAGATATCCTATGGTAGCGTATCCTGCTGCTTATAGATTCTTTTTTACCTTCGTGATTCCCGTCGCTTTTCTGACTACTATTCCCGCCGAAGCGATGCTTGGTAGAGGTGAATTAGGCTGGATAGTGGGTGCAGGAGGATTGGCGCTCGCGCTGGTATTCGCTTCGCGTTTATTTTGGCTATTTGCCTTACGCTTTTACACCAGCGCTTCTAGTTAA
- a CDS encoding aldo/keto reductase, whose protein sequence is METKQLGNTGVTISAIGLGGMPMSLSNRPPESQSIEVIHRALDLGVTLIDTADSYCKDESDKHHNEELIAKALQQYSGDTSHVIVATKGGLMRPNGSWTRNGNPKHLRETIRASFKALGGNKPIDVWQYHAPDTNYTIEESLAPAKEAVDEGLIRFVGVSNFSVEQIKRARDVVEIVSVQNQYNPWYRDAEIDGVIEYCEREKLTFLPWSPLGGSRRVGKLEDITAIADLAKQKSVSVYSIVLAWLRCESPCIVPIPGASKVSSIEDSVKSLEIKLSVEDVAKIDRATTP, encoded by the coding sequence ATGGAAACGAAACAACTGGGAAATACTGGTGTAACAATAAGCGCGATTGGGCTTGGTGGTATGCCAATGTCTTTAAGTAACAGACCCCCAGAATCGCAATCAATAGAAGTCATACACCGCGCCCTCGATCTCGGCGTCACTTTGATTGATACGGCTGACTCATATTGCAAGGATGAATCAGACAAACACCACAATGAAGAGTTAATTGCTAAGGCACTTCAGCAATATTCTGGTGATACGAGTCATGTAATTGTTGCCACAAAAGGTGGATTGATGCGTCCCAATGGTAGCTGGACGCGCAATGGCAATCCGAAGCATTTGCGGGAGACAATTCGCGCCAGCTTTAAGGCTTTGGGTGGCAATAAACCCATCGATGTTTGGCAGTACCACGCACCGGACACTAACTATACTATTGAAGAGTCGTTAGCACCTGCAAAGGAAGCAGTTGATGAGGGTTTAATTCGGTTTGTTGGCGTTTCCAATTTCTCAGTAGAACAGATAAAACGCGCCCGCGATGTTGTGGAGATTGTATCAGTTCAGAACCAGTATAATCCCTGGTATCGCGATGCTGAAATTGATGGAGTTATCGAGTATTGCGAACGGGAAAAACTGACGTTTCTGCCTTGGAGTCCGCTGGGTGGAAGTCGTCGCGTTGGTAAACTGGAAGATATTACAGCGATCGCGGATTTAGCTAAACAAAAAAGCGTCTCTGTCTACTCGATTGTACTTGCATGGTTGCGCTGCGAATCACCCTGCATCGTGCCTATCCCCGGCGCGAGTAAGGTATCCAGCATAGAAGACTCGGTGAAGAGTCTTGAAATAAAACTGTCAGTGGAGGATGTGGCAAAAATCGACCGTGCAACAACTCCGTAG
- a CDS encoding serine/threonine-protein kinase translates to MSYCINPSCPSPNNPANAKSHICRHCGSELLLQGRYQVMRLLSDNSGFGNIYEAYDGATPKILKILKENYNKNPKVVELFQQEAIVLSCLNHPGIPKVESEGYFQFLPRNGREAVHCIIMEKIDGLNLKQWMNQQGDRPINQTQALNWLRQLAEILHIVHKKNYFHRDIKPQNIMIRPSGQLVLIDFGTAREMTYTYLAEVGKAGTLTRISSAGYTPPEQEKGHAVPQSDFYALGRTFVYLLTAKQATDKDIYEPLTDKSDWRKYAPDISPMLADFIDKLMAPTAGARHKNTQEILDELANISLQVSQPQLNINLNANIITQPPPNIALPPTKIAEAKNKGIVVGAIVLLGLLGGYGGWQLYNRYKPQFIISENLTLINTLVGHSSFVNYLVISPDGQKLISASADKTIKIWDLSTAKEIRTLRGHFSYVNYLVVSPDGEIIASASADKTIKIWELRTGKEIRTLKGHSSFVNSLAISPDGQILASGSADTTIKIWELRTGKEIRTLKGHSSPINCLAISSDGQTLASASADKIIKIWNFYTGKEIRTLKGHSNYVNALAISPDGESLASGSADKTIKIWNIYTAQEIRTLKGHTNYVNYLAISPDGQKLVSGSADKTIKIWNLLNGREIRTLEGHYNWVNYLAISPDGQTIATGSGDKTIKIWRVPN, encoded by the coding sequence ATGAGCTACTGCATCAACCCCAGCTGTCCCAGCCCAAACAATCCCGCCAACGCTAAAAGCCACATTTGTCGCCATTGTGGCTCAGAATTGTTATTGCAAGGGCGTTATCAGGTGATGCGCCTGCTGAGTGACAACAGCGGCTTCGGCAACATTTATGAAGCCTACGATGGCGCAACACCCAAAATATTAAAAATTCTCAAAGAAAATTACAACAAAAATCCTAAAGTCGTTGAGTTATTTCAGCAAGAAGCAATTGTATTAAGCTGTCTCAACCATCCAGGCATTCCCAAAGTGGAATCAGAGGGATACTTCCAGTTTCTACCCAGAAATGGAAGAGAGGCGGTGCATTGCATAATCATGGAAAAGATCGATGGGCTTAACTTAAAGCAGTGGATGAATCAGCAGGGCGATCGGCCCATCAACCAGACTCAAGCTCTTAACTGGTTAAGACAGCTTGCAGAGATCTTGCATATAGTACACAAAAAAAATTATTTTCATCGCGATATTAAGCCACAAAATATTATGATCCGCCCCAGCGGACAGCTAGTGTTAATTGACTTTGGCACAGCTAGAGAAATGACATATACTTACCTCGCTGAAGTCGGTAAAGCAGGTACCTTAACGAGGATTAGTTCAGCTGGTTACACCCCTCCAGAGCAAGAAAAAGGCCATGCAGTCCCGCAGTCTGATTTTTATGCCTTGGGGCGAACTTTTGTTTATTTACTAACAGCCAAGCAAGCAACAGATAAAGATATTTACGAACCTTTAACTGATAAATCCGATTGGCGCAAATATGCCCCAGATATTTCACCGATGCTAGCTGATTTTATCGATAAATTGATGGCTCCCACCGCTGGGGCGCGGCATAAGAATACTCAAGAAATTTTAGACGAACTAGCTAATATTTCGCTTCAAGTGTCTCAGCCGCAACTAAATATTAATCTTAATGCCAATATCATAACCCAACCCCCGCCGAACATTGCGCTACCACCCACAAAAATTGCAGAGGCTAAAAACAAAGGTATTGTGGTAGGGGCTATAGTATTGCTTGGGCTATTAGGAGGATATGGAGGTTGGCAGCTTTACAACCGCTACAAGCCTCAATTTATTATCTCTGAAAATTTGACTCTCATCAACACGCTCGTCGGCCATTCCAGCTTTGTTAATTACCTTGTAATTAGCCCTGACGGGCAAAAATTAATTAGTGCCAGCGCGGACAAAACAATTAAAATTTGGGACTTATCGACAGCAAAAGAAATTCGCACGCTCAGGGGTCATTTTAGCTATGTTAATTATTTGGTTGTTAGCCCCGATGGAGAAATTATTGCTAGCGCCAGCGCAGACAAAACAATTAAAATTTGGGAGCTGCGTACAGGGAAAGAAATCCGCACGCTTAAAGGTCATTCTAGCTTTGTAAATTCCCTCGCCATTAGCCCGGATGGGCAGATTCTTGCTAGTGGAAGCGCTGACACCACTATCAAAATTTGGGAGCTGCGTACAGGGAAAGAAATCCGCACGCTTAAAGGGCATTCTAGCCCTATTAATTGTCTGGCAATTAGCTCGGATGGACAGACTCTGGCTAGTGCAAGTGCTGACAAGATTATCAAAATTTGGAATTTTTACACGGGGAAAGAAATCCGCACGCTCAAAGGACATTCTAACTATGTTAATGCGCTTGCTATAAGCCCTGATGGGGAAAGTCTTGCTAGTGGGAGTGCTGACAAAACTATCAAAATTTGGAATATATATACAGCGCAAGAAATTCGCACTTTGAAAGGCCATACTAACTATGTAAACTATCTGGCGATCAGCCCCGATGGGCAAAAATTAGTTAGTGGGAGTGCTGACAAGACTATTAAAATTTGGAATTTATTAAACGGGCGAGAAATTCGCACGCTAGAGGGGCATTATAACTGGGTTAATTACCTTGCGATTAGCCCGGATGGGCAGACTATTGCTACTGGTAGCGGCGACAAGACTATCAAAATCTGGCGAGTGCCGAACTAA
- a CDS encoding YsnF/AvaK domain-containing protein, with amino-acid sequence MDNPTSATKVESGKTNLRLKVLLEKLRTKLRDFTVVDRLGHQIGQVKDAKLDSDRSLNLVIYQQDSFQGDRFFLLRSNYIQRLDSSAKSLVVDISKAEIDQLPEYVPTKPRVGNSEQPSSPEMLNPGMFDENAIRQDINSPASSMPVIGEQEDIHDESEMDDAIDFDENSEVVTEEVIRLLEERLVIGTTKRKVGEVIVRKQIETRMVQVPVRYEKLIIEQVSPEYKHLSEIELGHGEVSGLDVTEVVREESQPIASRDKGLTVSGEFPSAKAASHLLDAIAMQRRHGCKKVRIEIVLENDEHLKTYQEWFDRCSGK; translated from the coding sequence ATGGACAACCCAACATCTGCAACCAAGGTGGAATCTGGTAAAACCAATCTTCGGCTCAAAGTATTGCTCGAAAAACTGAGAACTAAGCTGAGGGATTTTACCGTTGTCGATCGGCTAGGCCATCAGATTGGGCAGGTGAAAGATGCAAAACTAGATAGCGATCGCTCACTCAACCTAGTCATCTATCAGCAGGATAGTTTCCAGGGCGATCGCTTCTTCTTATTAAGAAGTAACTACATACAGCGACTTGATTCTTCGGCAAAATCGCTTGTAGTAGACATTAGCAAAGCGGAAATAGACCAGTTGCCAGAGTATGTGCCGACGAAGCCGCGAGTCGGTAATTCAGAACAGCCATCCAGTCCAGAAATGCTAAATCCTGGGATGTTTGACGAGAATGCAATTAGGCAAGATATCAACTCTCCTGCTTCGTCAATGCCAGTTATAGGTGAACAAGAAGATATTCACGACGAATCTGAGATGGATGATGCGATAGATTTTGATGAAAATTCAGAGGTGGTGACAGAAGAGGTTATTCGTTTACTAGAAGAACGATTAGTCATTGGCACTACCAAACGAAAAGTGGGCGAAGTAATTGTCCGCAAACAAATCGAAACGCGGATGGTACAGGTTCCAGTCAGGTACGAAAAACTGATTATTGAACAAGTCAGCCCAGAATACAAACACCTATCAGAAATTGAATTAGGGCACGGAGAAGTTTCTGGACTTGATGTGACTGAAGTTGTCAGGGAAGAAAGCCAGCCGATTGCGAGTCGCGACAAGGGGTTAACAGTCAGCGGCGAATTTCCCTCAGCTAAAGCAGCCAGCCATCTTTTAGATGCGATCGCCATGCAGCGGCGTCACGGTTGCAAAAAAGTACGAATTGAAATCGTCCTCGAAAATGACGAACATCTAAAAACTTATCAAGAGTGGTTCGATCGCTGTTCTGGCAAGTGA
- a CDS encoding acetyltransferase, whose amino-acid sequence MFLKSKESGELIKVLNIEALFNPNEKAVHGKDQAGQEEQDPASFEKEQLIFPSGESLPRCWMDVNYQS is encoded by the coding sequence ATGTTTTTAAAAAGCAAAGAATCTGGCGAGTTGATAAAAGTTCTCAATATTGAGGCGCTGTTCAACCCTAATGAAAAAGCGGTGCATGGAAAAGATCAAGCTGGACAAGAGGAACAAGATCCAGCGTCTTTTGAAAAAGAGCAATTAATTTTTCCTTCAGGCGAAAGCTTACCGCGCTGTTGGATGGATGTAAATTACCAATCCTGA
- a CDS encoding DUF2382 domain-containing protein, producing MALLKLQDFDPDYKETFGGDDIKGLDVYTDASATEEKIGSVTDVLVDEQGHFRYLVVDLGFWVFGKKVMLPIGRSRVDYNSHRVYALGMSKEQAEALPEFNERLALDYDHEEQVRGVYRNPAGIGSTPAEAAAPTAESFATTPGTLGNTYDRDTYNYDREPDLYALNDRDHQTFKLYQERLIANKTRVKTGEVAVGKRVETETARASVPIEKERVVIERVTPTDAGAVIAPGEVAFGEGEVARIEVYEETPDIHKEAFVREEVRVKKVVDRDTVNAEETLRREELDINTDGQPVVRDGDQIRSDRL from the coding sequence ATGGCTCTTTTAAAACTGCAAGACTTCGATCCAGACTATAAAGAAACTTTTGGTGGCGATGACATCAAGGGGCTTGATGTTTACACAGACGCAAGTGCAACTGAAGAAAAAATTGGTTCGGTTACAGACGTTTTAGTGGATGAACAAGGCCATTTCCGATATTTAGTAGTAGACCTCGGATTTTGGGTTTTTGGCAAAAAAGTAATGCTACCCATTGGGCGTTCTCGTGTAGATTATAACTCTCATCGGGTATATGCACTAGGCATGAGCAAAGAGCAAGCGGAAGCTTTGCCGGAGTTTAACGAGCGTCTGGCTCTTGATTACGATCATGAAGAACAAGTTAGGGGCGTATATCGCAACCCCGCTGGCATAGGAAGCACGCCAGCAGAAGCAGCAGCACCAACAGCAGAATCTTTTGCTACTACACCGGGAACGCTCGGCAATACATACGATCGCGACACCTACAACTACGATCGCGAACCAGATCTCTACGCGCTGAACGATCGCGATCATCAAACATTCAAACTTTACCAAGAACGGCTTATTGCCAACAAAACCCGCGTCAAGACAGGGGAAGTAGCAGTTGGCAAGCGCGTTGAAACTGAAACTGCACGCGCATCAGTGCCTATCGAAAAAGAAAGAGTTGTCATCGAGCGAGTTACACCTACCGACGCCGGAGCAGTAATTGCTCCTGGGGAAGTTGCGTTTGGCGAAGGTGAAGTAGCACGAATCGAAGTCTACGAAGAAACTCCTGATATTCACAAAGAAGCCTTTGTACGTGAAGAAGTCCGAGTCAAGAAAGTCGTAGATCGCGACACTGTTAACGCCGAAGAAACCCTTCGTCGCGAAGAGTTAGACATTAATACCGATGGTCAACCAGTTGTACGCGACGGCGATCAAATCCGCTCTGACCGTTTGTAA
- a CDS encoding bifunctional 4-hydroxy-2-oxoglutarate aldolase/2-dehydro-3-deoxy-phosphogluconate aldolase: protein MSNPSWLSLMEQHRAIAVIRSPELEKGRQMAHAAASGGMRLIEITWNSDKPAELISLLRDELPKCIIGTGTLLKLEEVENAIACGAQFLFTPHVNPTLIKAAVDGGVPIIPGALSPTEIVTAWQAGASCVKVFPVEAVGGAKYIKSLQGPLGDIPLIPTGGVTLENAKEFIQAGAIAVGLSGSLFPKHLVAAGKWEAMQKLAQNLMHGLATC from the coding sequence ATGTCTAATCCTTCTTGGCTATCTCTAATGGAACAGCACCGCGCGATCGCTGTCATTCGTTCTCCCGAATTGGAAAAAGGGCGGCAAATGGCTCATGCTGCGGCATCTGGAGGGATGCGACTGATTGAGATTACTTGGAATAGCGACAAGCCAGCAGAGCTGATTAGTCTGCTGCGCGATGAGTTACCCAAGTGCATAATTGGCACGGGAACCCTCTTAAAACTAGAGGAGGTGGAGAATGCGATCGCCTGCGGTGCCCAGTTCCTCTTCACCCCCCACGTTAACCCCACTCTCATCAAAGCAGCCGTAGATGGGGGCGTGCCCATCATACCGGGCGCACTCTCGCCGACAGAAATAGTGACAGCGTGGCAAGCGGGTGCTAGCTGTGTAAAAGTGTTTCCCGTTGAAGCAGTCGGGGGAGCAAAATACATCAAAAGTTTACAAGGCCCGTTGGGTGACATCCCCTTAATTCCTACTGGCGGCGTGACCCTGGAAAATGCAAAAGAATTTATACAAGCAGGAGCGATCGCAGTTGGTCTTTCGGGCAGTTTATTCCCCAAACACTTAGTAGCAGCCGGGAAGTGGGAAGCCATGCAAAAGCTAGCTCAAAACCTTATGCACGGTTTGGCAACTTGCTAA
- a CDS encoding L,D-transpeptidase yields MKSLIFSAWLRRSVGFWFGLALILTGLFSWSTMPAEAASRSSVRARQASVQKNRIKRKAAKVRSQRRWIKVDLSSQRLVAYEGGRPVYSTRISSGKRSTPTPTGTYTIQNKLRSTRMRGRDYNVPNVPYAMFYSGNYAIHGAYWHNRFGTRVSHGCVNLPVSQARKIYNWASPGTKVVIRQ; encoded by the coding sequence ATGAAAAGCCTAATATTTTCGGCTTGGTTGCGTCGGTCTGTAGGTTTCTGGTTTGGTCTAGCACTAATATTGACGGGTTTGTTTTCCTGGTCAACAATGCCAGCTGAGGCGGCGTCGAGATCTTCTGTACGGGCACGGCAGGCTTCGGTACAGAAAAACAGAATTAAAAGAAAAGCTGCCAAAGTGCGTTCTCAGCGTCGCTGGATTAAAGTTGACCTTTCAAGCCAGCGGTTAGTTGCTTACGAAGGTGGAAGACCAGTTTATTCAACCCGCATTTCCAGCGGCAAGCGCTCGACTCCTACTCCCACCGGAACCTATACAATTCAAAATAAGCTGCGCTCAACTCGCATGCGTGGCCGGGACTACAATGTTCCCAACGTTCCTTATGCAATGTTTTACTCTGGTAACTATGCTATTCATGGAGCTTACTGGCATAACCGCTTTGGTACGCGAGTGAGTCATGGCTGTGTTAATTTGCCTGTCTCTCAAGCCCGCAAAATTTATAACTGGGCATCGCCAGGTACAAAGGTTGTAATCCGTCAGTAG